Genomic segment of Nocardiopsis mwathae:
CATGACCACCAGCGGCGCCGTCGTCTGGCAGAACCGGCTCAGCGACGCCAATGAGCCCTTCTTCCACGACGCCGGGCAGCCGGTCGCCCACACCATGTTCCTCAACTTCGGCTGGACCGCCGCCGGGCTCGCCGACTCCGCCGCGCGGGCCACCGCACTCGGCCGCGACCCGCACGAGCTATGGGCCGGGATCGACGTCGAGGCGCGCGGCCACCACACCCCCGTCGACTGGGACGCGCTGTTCGGCGCCGACCCCGCCGGGGCCACGTCGATCGGGTTCTACCGGCCCGAGTGGACGCACACCTCCACACCCGAGGACGCGGGGCCGGGGGAGTTCCACCGCCGCGACGACCGCTTCTGGACCGGCCCCACCGGCGACCCGGGCGCCCCCGACCACGCCGACCCCTGGCCTGGGGTCGCCTCCCGCGTGGCCGACCGGTGCGCCGTCGTGGCCGCGCCCTTCGCCACCGCGTTCTGCACCGGCCACGGGACGTGCTACGCGGTGGAGGGCCGCGTCGCCTCGGAGCGGCCCTGGCACCACCTGGGCGTGCAGGACGTCCTTCCGCCCCGGCGCTGGAGCCGTCGCGGCGGTGGCGCCGCGGTGTCCTTCGACTTCGATACGCCCTTCCACGGCGGGAACTCCCTGCTCGTCGAGCCGGTCACCGCGACGCCGGTGGAAATCGACCTGTATCCGGTCCGGTCGGTGGTCGAGGAGGGTACGGACACTGTTGTGGAACTCGTGCACGGCGGTGATCCCGGGGTGGCCGTGGAACTGGCCGCCGCCTGGGCCGGTCCCGAGCGGCCGGGCGAACCGCCGCCCTATGAGTACCTGACGGCCCCGGCCGAGCCCATCGACGGCACCGCGTGGTTCCGCAGCGTCTTCCCCCTGGCCACGGACCCACGGCGGACGCTGCGCGCGCTCGGCGTCCGCCTCCGGGCGCAGAGCGTGGGGGAGCCCGCCGGGGGAGCGCGGCCACGGTGGCGGCTGGGGAGGCTCCGGCTCGGCCCGCGCACCGGGCACCCGCCCGGTCGGCCGCGCGCCCCGCGCGCGGAGGCGGCGCACACCGGCCCCGACGGCTCCGCCGCGCTGCGGCTCCGGTGGTCGGCCGTCGACGGAGCCCGGCACTACGAGATCTTCCAGGCAGCGCCGGACGGCCCCAGGGAGCTCCTCGGTGCCACCGCGAGCACCGCCTTCCACGTGACCGGGGTGCGCCGCCACCCGGGGGAGCGCTCGGCACGGCTGGAGATCCGCGCGGTCGGCCGCGACCACCGCCGATCCGCCCCCGCCGTCCTCCACCACCCCTGGTGACCGCGGTGCCCGGCCCGGAAGCGAGCGACGATCGAAAGAGGTGGACATGCACGACGACCGCAGGCTCGTCGAGGACCGAGTCACCCGGGTCCTCGACGAGCGCATCCGCCCCGCCGTCTACCCCGAGACGACCCCCCTGGAGATCGGCCGCTGGGACGCCCCCGGGGAGCCGGTGCCGGTGGCGACCGGGCTGTCGGCCCCCTACACGGCCGCGTCGGTCGGCGAGCTGTGGGGGCCGCCCTGGGCCACCACCTGGTTCCGGCTGCGCGGCGAAGTCCCCGCCCCGTGGGCGGGGCACACGGTCGAGGCCGTGATCGACCTCGGCTTCGACGAGCGCATGCCCGGCTTCCAGTGCGAGGGCCTGGCCTACACGGCCGACGGCGCCGCGGTGAAAGGGCTCAGCCCGCGCAACCGGTGGCTGCGGGTCGGCTCCCCGGCCCGCGCCGGGCAGTGGGTGGAGTACTACGTGGAGGCGGCGGCCAACCCCGTCGTCCTGGGAGTCCCGCCGTTCCGGCCCACCGAGCTCGGCGACCGCGGCACCGCCCACGACCGCCCGCTGTACGCGGTGCGCGGCGCCGAACTGGCGGTGTTCGACGCCACTGTGTGGGAGCTCGTCCAGGACATGGAAGTCCTCGACCAGCTCATGCGCGAGCTGCCGGTGGACTCCCCGCGCCGCTGGGAGCTGCTGCGCGCACTGGAGCGCGCGCTCGACGCGGTCGACCTGCAGGACGTCAACGCGACGGCCGCCCGCGCCCGGCAGGAGCTGGCCCCCGCCCTGGCCGCGCCCGCGCACGACAGCGCGCACCGCGTCTCGGCCGTCGGGCACGCCCACATCGACTCCGCCTGGCTGTGGCCACTGCGCGAAACCGTCCGCAAGGTCGCCCGCACCACCGCCAACGTCACCGCGCTGATGGACGACCACCCCGGGTTCCTGTTCGCGATGTCCCAGGCCCAGCAGCTGGACTGGATCAAGGAGCACCGCCCCGAGGTCTACGGGCGGGTCACCGAGCAGGTGTCACGGGGCCGCTTCCTGCCGGTCGGCGGCATGTGGGTGGAAGCCGACACCAACATGCCCGGCTCCGAGGCGCTGGCCCGGCAGTTCGTCCTGGGCAAGCGGTTCTTCGCCGACGAGTTCGGGATCGACACCCGCGAGGTGTGGCTACCCGACAGCTTCGGCTACTCCGCCGCGCTGCCGCAGATCGTGAAGCTGTCGGGGTCGGAGTTCTTCCTCACCCAGAAGATCTCGTGGAACCAGCAGAACCCCTTCCCGCACCACACCTTCTGGTGGGAGGGCATCGACGGCACCCGCGTCTTCACCCACTTCCCACCCGCCGACACCTACAACTCCGAGCTGTCGGGCCGGGAGATGGCACACGCCCAGCGCAACTACCGGGAGAAGGGAGCGGGCAGGAGCTCGCTGGTCCCCTTCGGCTGGGGCGACGGCGGGGGCGGTCCGACCCGCGAGATGCTGGCCCGCGCCGAGCGCCTGCGCGACCTGGAGGGGTCGCCGCGGGTCGAGATCGAGCGCCCGGCCGACTTCTTCGCCCGGGCGCGCGAGGAGTACCCCGACGCGCCGGTGTGGTGCGGCGAGCTCTACCTGGAGCTGCACCGCGCCACCTACACCAGCCAGGCCCTCACCAAGCAGGGCAACCGGCGCAGCGAGCACCTCCTGCGCGAGGCCGAGCTGTGGGCGTCGACGGCGGCGGTGCGCACCGGGGCGGACTACCCCTACCAGCGTCTGGAGCGGGTGTGGCGCACCGTCCTGCTGCACCAGTTCCACGACATCCTGCCGGGCACCTCGATCGCGTGGGTGCACCGGGAGGCCGCGCGGACCTACGCCGCCGTCGCCACCGAGCTCACCGAGATCATCGACGGTGCGCAGCGCGCCCTCCTCGCTCCGCCGCCGACCGGTGCGGGCGGCGACGGTGCGGAACCCGCGCCCCGCACCGTTTTCAACGCCGCTCCGCACGAGCGCAACGGGGTCCCCGCGCTCGGCGCCGGGCCTGCGGCCCCGGCCGCGGGGCGGGTGCACCACACCCGCGAGGACGGCGGCCACGTCCTGGACAACGGGCTGATCCGGGTCGCCGTCGACGCCGACGGTCTGCTGGCCTCGGTGCTGGACCTGCGGGAGGGGCGGGAGGCGCTGGCCCCGGGCACGCGCGGCAACCTGCTCCAGCTCCACCCGGACTTCCCCAACATGTGGGACGCCTGGGACGTCGACTCCTTCTACCGCAACACCGTGGTGGACCTGGTCGACGCCGAGGAGGTCGCGGTCGAGACCGCGCCGGACGGCGGTGCGGCGGTGCGCGTCCGGCGCGGCTGCGGCCGCTCCTCGGTCACCCAGACGCTCACCGTCCGGCCGGGCACGCGGCGGCTCGACATCGTCACCGAGGTGGACTGGCGGGAGACCGAGAAGTTCCT
This window contains:
- a CDS encoding endo-beta-N-acetylglucosaminidase, producing the protein MDIPRHPARPTRAQPRPTRRGVLAAGALTALAAASGPPLGARPAAGAEGSPAPAARPEAAYWFPDSLPDGRPGEGVVWRSLLDYSPPDDPDLPYNTATVPRAERITPVAPHPGAPAGGARVQSLVSFAPTSANPSQGGPGARYYAFTHWAYLEELVFWGGSSYEGLILAPNAPVVDAAHRNGVPVLGTVFLPPVAYGGDLRWTRDLVRWDAAAETYPVADKLIEVAEAYGFDGWFVNAETGGGDTALADAVRGFLRHLRATSDLRITWYDAMTTSGAVVWQNRLSDANEPFFHDAGQPVAHTMFLNFGWTAAGLADSAARATALGRDPHELWAGIDVEARGHHTPVDWDALFGADPAGATSIGFYRPEWTHTSTPEDAGPGEFHRRDDRFWTGPTGDPGAPDHADPWPGVASRVADRCAVVAAPFATAFCTGHGTCYAVEGRVASERPWHHLGVQDVLPPRRWSRRGGGAAVSFDFDTPFHGGNSLLVEPVTATPVEIDLYPVRSVVEEGTDTVVELVHGGDPGVAVELAAAWAGPERPGEPPPYEYLTAPAEPIDGTAWFRSVFPLATDPRRTLRALGVRLRAQSVGEPAGGARPRWRLGRLRLGPRTGHPPGRPRAPRAEAAHTGPDGSAALRLRWSAVDGARHYEIFQAAPDGPRELLGATASTAFHVTGVRRHPGERSARLEIRAVGRDHRRSAPAVLHHPW
- a CDS encoding alpha-mannosidase, whose amino-acid sequence is MHDDRRLVEDRVTRVLDERIRPAVYPETTPLEIGRWDAPGEPVPVATGLSAPYTAASVGELWGPPWATTWFRLRGEVPAPWAGHTVEAVIDLGFDERMPGFQCEGLAYTADGAAVKGLSPRNRWLRVGSPARAGQWVEYYVEAAANPVVLGVPPFRPTELGDRGTAHDRPLYAVRGAELAVFDATVWELVQDMEVLDQLMRELPVDSPRRWELLRALERALDAVDLQDVNATAARARQELAPALAAPAHDSAHRVSAVGHAHIDSAWLWPLRETVRKVARTTANVTALMDDHPGFLFAMSQAQQLDWIKEHRPEVYGRVTEQVSRGRFLPVGGMWVEADTNMPGSEALARQFVLGKRFFADEFGIDTREVWLPDSFGYSAALPQIVKLSGSEFFLTQKISWNQQNPFPHHTFWWEGIDGTRVFTHFPPADTYNSELSGREMAHAQRNYREKGAGRSSLVPFGWGDGGGGPTREMLARAERLRDLEGSPRVEIERPADFFARAREEYPDAPVWCGELYLELHRATYTSQALTKQGNRRSEHLLREAELWASTAAVRTGADYPYQRLERVWRTVLLHQFHDILPGTSIAWVHREAARTYAAVATELTEIIDGAQRALLAPPPTGAGGDGAEPAPRTVFNAAPHERNGVPALGAGPAAPAAGRVHHTREDGGHVLDNGLIRVAVDADGLLASVLDLREGREALAPGTRGNLLQLHPDFPNMWDAWDVDSFYRNTVVDLVDAEEVAVETAPDGGAAVRVRRGCGRSSVTQTLTVRPGTRRLDIVTEVDWRETEKFLKAAFPLDVRAADAASEIQFGHVRRPTHTNTSWDAAKFETCAHRWIHVGEPGYGHAVVNDSTYGHDVTRDVRPDGGTTTTVRLSLLRAPRFPDPRTDHGVHRFAYALVPGAEVGDAVREGYRINLPERALPGAAEVRPLVAVDHPGVVVEAVKLAEDRSGDVVVRMYESRGSRARAEVGFGFPAGRATRVDLLERPLPDAPEPEDTGGGVRLALRPFEIATLRIPRTVP